The Micromonospora krabiensis genome window below encodes:
- a CDS encoding ABC transporter ATP-binding protein, whose product MTTQTVTLTGLRAVYGSGNRRVTALDGVTTGFDSGTFTAVMGPSGSGKSTLLHCAAGLDRPAEGVVTVDGVRLDRLGEDDLTRLRRDRIGFVFQAFNLISTLTAAQNVALPLRLAGRGPSDDEATAALAAVGLADRARHRPSELSGGEQQRVAIARALATRPAVVFADEPTGALDSTASHQVLRLLRGLVDGHGQTVVMVTHDPAAAAYADRVLLLADGRLVDELTGPLTTGEIAARITDLAAEPSC is encoded by the coding sequence ATGACGACACAGACGGTGACGCTGACCGGTTTGCGGGCGGTGTACGGCTCGGGCAACCGCCGGGTCACGGCGCTCGACGGCGTGACGACCGGCTTCGACAGCGGCACGTTCACGGCGGTGATGGGCCCCTCCGGGTCCGGGAAGTCCACTCTGCTGCACTGCGCCGCGGGGCTGGACCGCCCGGCCGAGGGCGTCGTCACCGTCGACGGCGTACGCCTGGACCGGCTCGGCGAGGACGACCTGACCCGGCTGCGCCGGGACCGGATCGGCTTCGTGTTCCAGGCGTTCAACCTGATCTCGACACTGACCGCGGCGCAGAACGTCGCGCTGCCGCTGCGCCTCGCCGGCCGGGGACCGTCCGACGACGAGGCGACCGCCGCGCTTGCCGCCGTGGGCCTGGCTGACCGCGCCCGGCACCGGCCGAGTGAACTGTCCGGCGGCGAGCAGCAGCGCGTCGCCATCGCCCGGGCGCTGGCGACCCGACCGGCGGTGGTCTTCGCCGACGAACCCACGGGAGCGCTGGACAGCACCGCCTCCCACCAGGTGCTGCGGCTGCTGCGCGGGCTGGTCGACGGGCACGGGCAGACCGTCGTGATGGTGACCCACGACCCGGCCGCCGCCGCGTACGCCGACCGGGTCCTCCTGCTCGCCGACGGCCGCCTCGTCGACGAGCTGACCGGCCCGCTCACCACGGGGGAGATCGCCGCCCGCATCACCGACCTGGCAGCGGAGCCGTCGTGCTGA
- a CDS encoding ABC transporter permease: protein MLTGRRSAGAFAAVAIGVALIASSTLLLASGRPQVPDRWARAAVVVQSPEASSPGDPFPPTRPWSASAAGALAARLAALPGVEAAVPDRTFYAQPLVDGRPPATDGQRQDAHEGHGWSSIRLSGTRLTTGVAPRGPQEVAVDAALGLRPADPVTVLTASGPAAYTVTGLLDGPGLHVADEVAAALSPGVRAIGLLLAPDADPERVAAAARTAVGGDGRVLTGNGRGALEPPDDARTRWVGMQLLTATAALAGFVTVFVVAATFAYAVAQRRRELALLRAVGATPRQVRRLLRRQALVIGATGALAGLLAGAALAPVLGRLLVDARFEPATFAVRYTLWPAAVSLATGPTVALLAVWWAARRAARVRPLEALREAAVEQRRMGRIRAVAGGLLVAVGAAFAVATATTPDAQEGANFALLMVMALVTGAAVLAPAFVGPLVGLLAPPLRRRGGAIALLVRAGALTATRRTASTAAPVLLTVAFAVLVSGMVRTTTAVYAANRASVVDAGWVLLPDRAPGLSDPAVAAAPGASVLPSRVFVPGDGPPAPYRPLTALGVDPAAFTAANRVLTVLAGSLDDLRGDDAVALPASAVSAGGLPASTVPALPAEPFPVVFADGERVPLRVVAVVSDDSIPGDLLLPRAVVRAHDPSALTSAVYLTEPITPPPGARVVDLATWAAEADRAEDTLVWLATVMLIAVTAGYGGIAVVNTLLMAAVGRAADLRLIRLAGATRRQVVRLVAAESALVVLVGAVLGGAVAFAGLLGIRAGLAEQLGAPVDLVVPWPVVGGVVGLCLLLALAAATVPTWRLLRRRAVVRPVG, encoded by the coding sequence GTGCTGACCGGCCGGCGGTCGGCGGGCGCCTTCGCGGCCGTCGCGATCGGCGTGGCGCTCATCGCGTCGTCGACCCTGCTGCTGGCGTCGGGACGCCCGCAGGTGCCGGACCGGTGGGCACGCGCGGCGGTGGTCGTGCAGAGCCCCGAGGCGTCGAGCCCGGGCGACCCGTTCCCGCCCACCCGACCCTGGTCCGCGTCGGCCGCCGGCGCGCTCGCCGCGCGGCTGGCCGCCCTGCCCGGCGTGGAGGCGGCCGTGCCGGACCGCACCTTCTACGCCCAGCCGCTCGTCGACGGACGCCCACCGGCCACGGACGGCCAGCGGCAGGACGCCCACGAGGGGCACGGCTGGTCGAGCATCCGCCTCAGCGGGACGCGGTTGACCACGGGGGTCGCGCCCCGCGGCCCCCAGGAGGTGGCCGTCGACGCCGCCCTCGGCCTACGCCCCGCCGACCCGGTCACGGTGTTGACCGCGAGCGGCCCCGCGGCGTACACGGTCACCGGGCTGCTCGACGGGCCCGGCCTCCACGTCGCGGACGAGGTCGCCGCTGCCCTGTCGCCCGGCGTACGCGCGATCGGCCTGCTCCTGGCCCCGGACGCCGACCCCGAGCGGGTCGCCGCCGCCGCGCGCACCGCCGTCGGCGGCGACGGCCGGGTCCTCACCGGGAACGGGCGCGGCGCGTTGGAACCGCCGGACGACGCGCGGACCCGGTGGGTCGGCATGCAGCTGCTCACCGCCACGGCCGCCCTCGCCGGCTTCGTCACGGTGTTCGTGGTCGCCGCGACCTTCGCGTACGCGGTGGCGCAGCGCCGCCGCGAACTGGCCCTGCTGCGGGCCGTCGGTGCCACGCCGCGGCAGGTCCGCCGCCTGCTGCGCCGGCAGGCGCTCGTGATCGGCGCCACCGGAGCGCTCGCCGGACTGCTGGCCGGCGCCGCACTCGCCCCGGTGCTGGGCCGGCTGCTCGTCGACGCCCGCTTCGAGCCGGCGACCTTCGCCGTCCGGTACACCCTCTGGCCGGCGGCGGTGTCGTTGGCGACGGGTCCGACGGTCGCGCTGCTGGCCGTGTGGTGGGCGGCTCGGCGGGCCGCGCGGGTGCGTCCGCTGGAGGCGCTGCGGGAGGCGGCGGTGGAGCAGCGGCGGATGGGGCGAATCCGGGCCGTCGCCGGTGGACTCCTCGTCGCGGTGGGCGCCGCGTTCGCCGTCGCGACGGCCACGACCCCGGACGCCCAGGAGGGGGCGAACTTCGCCCTGCTCATGGTGATGGCCCTGGTGACCGGCGCCGCCGTGCTCGCGCCCGCGTTCGTCGGCCCACTCGTGGGGCTGCTCGCCCCGCCGCTGCGGCGTCGTGGCGGCGCGATCGCCCTGCTGGTGCGCGCCGGTGCGCTGACCGCCACCCGGCGGACCGCGTCGACGGCCGCGCCGGTCCTGCTCACCGTCGCCTTCGCGGTCCTCGTGTCCGGCATGGTGCGGACCACCACCGCCGTGTACGCGGCGAACCGCGCGAGCGTCGTCGACGCCGGCTGGGTGCTGCTGCCCGACCGGGCGCCCGGGTTGTCCGATCCGGCCGTGGCGGCGGCCCCGGGCGCGTCCGTGCTGCCCAGCCGGGTGTTCGTTCCCGGCGACGGCCCGCCCGCTCCGTACCGGCCGCTGACCGCGCTCGGGGTCGACCCGGCGGCGTTCACCGCTGCGAACCGGGTGCTCACCGTGCTCGCCGGATCCCTGGACGACCTGCGCGGTGACGACGCCGTCGCGCTGCCCGCCTCGGCGGTGTCGGCGGGCGGGCTGCCCGCTTCCACGGTGCCGGCGCTGCCCGCCGAGCCGTTCCCGGTGGTCTTCGCCGACGGGGAGCGGGTGCCGCTGCGGGTGGTGGCGGTCGTGTCCGACGACTCCATCCCCGGCGACCTTCTCCTGCCGCGGGCCGTCGTCCGCGCGCACGACCCGTCGGCGCTCACCTCGGCGGTGTACCTGACCGAACCGATCACCCCGCCACCCGGCGCCCGAGTGGTGGACCTCGCCACGTGGGCCGCCGAGGCGGACCGGGCGGAGGACACGCTCGTCTGGCTGGCCACCGTGATGCTCATCGCGGTGACGGCCGGCTACGGCGGCATCGCCGTGGTCAACACGCTGCTGATGGCGGCCGTCGGCCGGGCCGCCGACCTGCGGCTCATCCGGCTGGCCGGGGCGACCCGACGGCAGGTCGTGCGACTGGTCGCCGCCGAGTCTGCGCTGGTGGTGCTGGTGGGTGCCGTGCTCGGTGGGGCGGTGGCTTTCGCCGGTCTGCTGGGCATCCGCGCCGGCCTCGCCGAACAGTTGGGCGCGCCGGTGGACCTGGTGGTGCCGTGGCCGGTGGTCGGCGGGGTCGTCGGTCTGTGCCTGCTGCTCGCGCTCGCGGCGGCCACCGTGCCGACGTGGCGGCTGCTGCGTCGCAGGGCGGTCGTGCGGCCGGTCGGCTGA